A single window of Scylla paramamosain isolate STU-SP2022 chromosome 41, ASM3559412v1, whole genome shotgun sequence DNA harbors:
- the LOC135092950 gene encoding protein GVQW3-like — MEPVECRAVIRDLRGRTPRETFDEMKDTYGEGAPSYDVVKHWHHQFMCGWTSVETAPIPGRPQSAINEDTIRQVEAAILEDRRITVHQLAQDVKINVGSVDKILHDHLYLWKLSVR; from the coding sequence ATGGAGCCAGTTGAATGTAGAGCGGTCATCAGGGACTTGAGAGGTCGCACACCAAGGGAGACTTTCGATGAGATGAAAGATACTTATGGGGAGGGTGCCCCATCTTATGACGTTGTCAAGCACTGGCATCATCAGTTCATGTGTGGTTGGACATCGGTGGAAACGGCTCCCATTCCCGGGCGACCACAGTCCGCCATTAATGAAGACACCATCCGGCAAGTGGAGGCTGCCATTTTGGAGGATCGCCGCATAACCGTTCACCAACTAGCCCAAGATGTCAAGATCAATGTGGGGTCTGTGGATAAAATCCTCCATGATCATTTGTACTTGTGGAAGTTGTCTGTACGATAG